A DNA window from Leptolyngbya sp. SIO1E4 contains the following coding sequences:
- a CDS encoding UvrD-helicase domain-containing protein: MSNTWLPTQKPSFLNEWLGLPPKESHQVLEKINLLLQDPTPDAKVKKQLKYMGGKLHRLRAGRYRIFYTFEYPYVSLLALRKRDDDTYDEEIDPEFLGGLNPDLTEVSQLQQPDWEKIFAPKEDPKTPLPEPITVDLLKRLRIPEVCHPRLLQIGDREALFDCPGIPDEIILKLDEYLFERPLVEVLQQPDFIAQDTSDLLRFKEGDLLGFLLKLNPEQEKFVTWAVNAKGPTLLKGGPGTGKSTVALYRTREILNRLKVKGVESPKILFTTYTNALVTFSEQLLEQLLGDDIRHVEVKTADSRIYSLICHETGKPEIANDRELKTILSKVMDDVLQSLPGNRLQQQAQRLILERLTPEYLIEEISTVIESRELQSLEDYQTTSRAGRIVPLNRIQRQAIWHLREHLNQHLVEQGLETWEQLRSRGVVLLRSMENPPVYDAVIVDEAQDLPPNTLRFLVQLCKAPNRLFITADANQSIYGSSFRWGNVHSDLKFVGRTGILRVNHRTTREINEAAHDYLQISLLDDEAIERQYINFGPPPAVRAVADKAAESQLLAQFCRMAAREFRLGIDACAILTPSERSGKDLAGQLNYLGLEATYMSSKDLDLGKTGVKVLTLKAAKGLEFPIVAIAGFIGSRFPYMPKGTSEEAAQEILNRERRTLFVGMTRAMRALLIVVPEKKPSILLQGFDKTLWNLGKTPA; this comes from the coding sequence ATGTCTAATACCTGGCTACCGACTCAAAAGCCCTCATTCTTGAATGAATGGCTAGGTTTGCCCCCTAAAGAAAGTCATCAGGTCTTAGAAAAAATCAATCTCTTGCTTCAAGACCCCACCCCCGATGCCAAAGTCAAAAAGCAACTCAAGTACATGGGCGGTAAGCTCCACCGTTTGAGAGCCGGACGCTACCGCATTTTCTATACCTTTGAATATCCCTACGTTAGTCTCTTGGCGCTACGCAAGCGCGATGACGACACCTACGACGAAGAGATTGACCCTGAATTTCTGGGAGGGCTCAATCCTGATCTAACCGAAGTTTCTCAGCTCCAACAGCCGGACTGGGAAAAGATTTTTGCTCCCAAAGAAGACCCTAAAACGCCGTTGCCCGAACCCATTACGGTAGACCTACTGAAGCGGTTGCGGATTCCAGAGGTGTGTCATCCTCGTCTGTTGCAAATTGGGGATCGCGAGGCTCTATTCGACTGCCCCGGTATCCCCGACGAAATTATTCTCAAACTCGACGAATACCTGTTTGAGCGTCCCCTGGTCGAAGTGCTCCAACAGCCTGATTTCATCGCTCAGGATACTTCTGACTTGCTGCGTTTCAAAGAAGGTGACCTGCTCGGCTTCCTGCTCAAACTCAATCCCGAACAGGAAAAGTTTGTCACCTGGGCTGTCAATGCCAAAGGCCCAACCCTGCTCAAGGGTGGCCCTGGTACCGGCAAGAGTACCGTTGCCCTCTACCGCACACGCGAAATTCTGAATCGGCTTAAAGTAAAGGGAGTTGAGTCTCCGAAAATCCTCTTTACCACCTATACCAATGCCCTCGTCACCTTTAGTGAGCAACTGCTGGAGCAGCTTCTAGGCGATGATATCCGCCATGTAGAAGTCAAGACCGCTGATAGCCGCATCTACTCGCTGATTTGTCACGAGACTGGTAAGCCCGAGATTGCTAATGACCGCGAACTTAAGACAATCCTGAGTAAGGTGATGGATGATGTCCTCCAGTCCTTACCCGGTAATCGTCTCCAGCAGCAGGCCCAAAGGCTCATCTTGGAACGGTTGACGCCTGAGTATCTAATCGAAGAAATCAGCACTGTTATCGAAAGTCGTGAACTGCAAAGCCTAGAAGACTACCAGACCACTTCACGAGCAGGGCGCATCGTCCCACTCAACCGGATTCAGCGTCAGGCCATCTGGCATCTGCGAGAACACCTCAACCAACACCTGGTGGAACAGGGACTCGAAACTTGGGAACAGCTCCGCAGTCGAGGAGTAGTGTTGCTGAGGTCGATGGAAAATCCGCCCGTTTACGATGCCGTTATCGTGGACGAGGCTCAAGACTTACCGCCCAACACGCTGCGCTTCCTGGTGCAACTGTGCAAAGCGCCCAATCGCCTTTTCATTACCGCCGATGCTAACCAGTCGATCTACGGCAGCAGCTTCCGCTGGGGTAATGTACATTCTGACCTCAAGTTTGTTGGCCGCACTGGCATTCTCCGAGTCAACCATCGAACGACTCGTGAAATTAATGAAGCAGCCCATGACTACCTTCAAATCAGCTTGCTAGATGACGAAGCGATTGAGCGGCAATACATTAACTTTGGTCCACCACCAGCGGTTCGAGCGGTTGCCGACAAAGCAGCGGAAAGCCAACTCTTAGCCCAGTTTTGCCGCATGGCTGCACGGGAATTTCGCTTAGGTATTGATGCCTGCGCTATCCTTACGCCGAGTGAACGATCTGGCAAAGACTTGGCCGGACAGCTTAACTATCTGGGACTAGAAGCCACCTATATGAGCAGCAAAGATCTGGACTTAGGTAAGACGGGCGTCAAAGTCCTGACGCTAAAAGCTGCCAAAGGATTGGAGTTTCCCATTGTGGCGATCGCGGGTTTCATTGGCAGTCGCTTCCCCTATATGCCTAAAGGTACCTCTGAAGAAGCGGCTCAAGAAATCCTCAACCGTGAACGCCGCACCCTCTTTGTAGGCATGACTCGGGCTATGAGGGCTTTACTGATTGTTGTGCCTGAAAAGAAACCCTCTATCCTCTTACAAGGCTTTGATAAGACGCTCTGGAACTTAGGCAAGACACCAGCATGA
- a CDS encoding PD-(D/E)XK nuclease family protein yields MQSRQEQRDSLEKFIVDNPDLEALKAQISRFNIFEAIGMVRQEIKHSNFLQFLLNPAEKHQLGDLFLKKLLIEVLRDAEDTPLDGLDIAVASFTDADVRREWRYIDLLIHSPSNNFVCVIENKVDSTEGYNQLQTYQAVIDREFPHCQKLFIYLTKVGDPASLNNWLSLSHGTIADILDQICQERQGSLSPDVAISLRHYVDLIQRHLMSESDIAELCHKIYKQHRQAIALIYEHRPDMRSDIEAYLSQLIQEFSESSNLELDSIHGRWLRFVPKEWDDLAFQKTCDRWSPSKRLLMFEFWNDPQSLELHLVIGPGDA; encoded by the coding sequence ATGCAATCCAGACAGGAACAGAGAGACTCACTCGAAAAATTCATCGTTGATAACCCAGATCTGGAAGCACTAAAAGCCCAAATCTCCCGCTTCAATATCTTTGAAGCCATCGGCATGGTGCGCCAAGAAATCAAGCACTCTAACTTCTTGCAATTCCTCCTCAATCCTGCCGAAAAACACCAACTCGGCGACCTGTTTCTCAAAAAGCTCCTCATCGAAGTCCTGCGCGATGCCGAAGACACCCCCCTTGACGGTCTCGACATCGCCGTGGCCAGCTTCACCGACGCCGATGTCCGCCGCGAGTGGCGTTACATTGACCTGCTGATTCACTCCCCGAGCAACAACTTCGTCTGCGTGATTGAAAACAAAGTCGATTCCACCGAAGGCTACAACCAGCTCCAAACCTATCAAGCCGTTATTGACCGCGAGTTTCCCCACTGCCAAAAGCTATTCATCTACCTCACCAAAGTAGGCGACCCCGCCTCCCTCAATAACTGGCTCTCCCTCAGCCACGGCACTATCGCCGACATTCTCGACCAAATCTGCCAAGAGCGCCAAGGCAGCCTCAGCCCCGACGTCGCAATCTCGCTGCGCCACTACGTCGATCTAATCCAGAGGCACCTCATGAGCGAGTCAGACATCGCCGAACTGTGCCACAAAATCTACAAACAGCATCGCCAAGCGATCGCCCTCATTTACGAACATCGTCCTGATATGAGATCGGACATTGAGGCGTACTTAAGCCAGCTCATTCAAGAATTTTCCGAATCTTCCAACCTCGAACTGGATTCCATCCACGGAAGATGGCTTCGCTTCGTGCCCAAAGAATGGGATGACTTAGCCTTTCAAAAGACGTGCGATCGCTGGTCACCGAGCAAACGTTTGCTCATGTTCGAGTTTTGGAACGACCCTCAAAGCCTTGAGTTGCACTTAGTCATTGGCCCTGGTGATGCCTAA
- a CDS encoding DUF1998 domain-containing protein: MTASPYKYRVGELRPSQILFTYGIGAIADLPNLSAMVMGLEGWDKTRTIELNEERLLAAVRHELGNQVKDLRSPPIPPDTDGAFDPFDEAARIGIPVAPFPTWMVCPRCRLLAPLQSGLFELKINPYRPNEARYIHKNCAKAKKPPTVIPSRFLVACEHGHLDDFPWHYFVHRGPSDCQGSLRFEEYGVTGAATDIMVRCDGCDAKARRLSEAFGESGKQNMPRCRGRHPHIRNFDEECSQQMRGMLLGASNSWFGITLSALSIPIASNQLTQLVQDNWVTLGKATSQDVLQVLLSAMQATGQLQEFSKYPVEDIWTTIEFIQQGQEETDARDLKTPEWEVFSLSVSTQNTTEFQLRPVASPVGYESYFDKVVLVERLREVRALVGFTRIQSPGDFDDAGAIPAEYRAPISRNAPLWAPATEVKGEGIFLQFEESVLRNWENQVQVYQRGQRTREAQKQWLRARNLDPNKVPFPGMRYLLMHSFAHALMRQLAIECGYNAASLRERIYSKRSEEENGPQSGILIYTAAPDSEGTLGGLVNLGEPKTLGYHIAQALIGMHLCASDPLCADHKPNQGTPSLHWAACHACLFSPETSCERGNKYLDRSLLVPTFADKDLAFFQE; this comes from the coding sequence ATGACTGCATCCCCCTACAAATATCGTGTGGGCGAACTCCGCCCCAGCCAGATTTTATTTACCTATGGCATTGGTGCGATCGCCGATCTGCCCAATCTCTCCGCGATGGTGATGGGCCTCGAAGGCTGGGACAAGACCCGCACCATTGAACTAAATGAAGAACGCCTGCTGGCCGCCGTCCGCCATGAGCTGGGCAATCAGGTTAAAGATTTGAGATCGCCTCCAATTCCGCCCGACACTGATGGAGCCTTTGACCCTTTCGATGAAGCTGCTCGTATTGGGATACCCGTTGCTCCTTTCCCCACTTGGATGGTCTGTCCCCGGTGCCGACTGTTGGCTCCCCTGCAATCGGGGCTATTTGAGCTGAAGATTAACCCTTATCGTCCTAACGAAGCTCGGTATATCCATAAGAATTGCGCTAAAGCTAAAAAGCCTCCTACCGTTATTCCCTCGCGTTTTCTAGTCGCTTGTGAGCACGGACATTTAGACGATTTTCCTTGGCATTACTTCGTCCATCGGGGTCCCTCTGACTGCCAAGGGTCACTGCGATTTGAAGAATACGGAGTCACGGGAGCCGCTACCGATATCATGGTGCGCTGTGATGGCTGTGATGCCAAAGCTCGTCGGCTCTCCGAAGCCTTTGGTGAATCGGGCAAACAGAACATGCCTCGCTGTCGCGGTCGTCATCCTCACATTCGCAATTTTGACGAAGAATGCTCCCAACAAATGCGGGGGATGTTACTGGGAGCCTCTAATAGCTGGTTTGGCATTACCTTATCTGCCCTCTCGATTCCCATCGCTTCCAATCAGTTAACCCAGTTAGTGCAGGACAATTGGGTCACCTTGGGCAAAGCGACTAGTCAGGACGTTCTCCAAGTCCTTCTTTCAGCGATGCAGGCTACAGGGCAGCTCCAGGAGTTTTCTAAATATCCTGTTGAGGATATTTGGACCACAATCGAATTCATTCAGCAAGGTCAGGAAGAGACGGATGCTCGAGATTTGAAAACTCCAGAATGGGAAGTTTTCTCCCTCTCGGTGTCTACTCAAAACACAACCGAGTTTCAGTTACGTCCTGTTGCTTCACCAGTTGGCTACGAATCCTATTTCGATAAAGTCGTGTTGGTCGAGCGACTGCGAGAGGTTCGTGCTCTGGTGGGGTTCACCCGAATTCAGTCCCCTGGTGACTTTGATGATGCGGGGGCTATCCCAGCTGAGTACCGTGCCCCGATTAGCCGCAATGCACCTCTTTGGGCACCCGCGACTGAAGTCAAAGGTGAAGGTATCTTTCTCCAGTTTGAAGAATCCGTGCTTCGTAACTGGGAAAATCAGGTTCAGGTCTACCAACGGGGTCAGCGCACCCGAGAGGCTCAAAAGCAATGGCTACGCGCTCGTAACCTCGACCCCAATAAGGTTCCCTTTCCCGGAATGCGCTACCTGCTGATGCATTCCTTTGCCCATGCTCTCATGCGGCAGCTCGCTATTGAATGCGGCTATAACGCCGCTAGCCTCAGAGAACGTATTTACTCGAAACGGTCCGAAGAAGAAAATGGTCCTCAATCTGGCATATTAATCTACACTGCTGCTCCCGATAGTGAGGGGACACTGGGTGGCTTGGTTAACCTAGGAGAACCGAAAACTCTCGGCTATCACATTGCCCAGGCCCTGATCGGAATGCATCTGTGTGCCTCAGATCCTCTATGCGCCGACCACAAGCCGAATCAGGGTACTCCTTCTCTACACTGGGCAGCCTGCCACGCCTGTCTCTTTAGTCCTGAAACCTCTTGTGAGAGAGGCAACAAGTATTTAGACCGTTCCTTATTAGTGCCGACGTTTGCCGATAAAGACCTGGCCTTTTTTCAGGAGTAA
- a CDS encoding DNA-binding protein: protein MKTLFLAWQDPHSRTWFPIGKLTQEHEVYQFSYLQGALEARDKAGFEPIVSFPQFDQGYHSRDLFPLFANRLLRSSRPEFKDFVQWLNIPEQEDDPIALLARSGGKRKTDNFEVFPCPERDADGNYHIHFFTHGLRHFPSEDQQVVQALQPGTPLLLVHDIQNPVDSRALILRTEDHHQAGYCPRYLIQDFFELVCKFPERVKVTVERVNPPPTPLQFRLLCSLTTTWTDDFEPFSSPIYQEIASDFTKATLPTA, encoded by the coding sequence TTGAAAACTCTATTTTTAGCTTGGCAAGATCCCCACTCCCGCACTTGGTTCCCTATTGGCAAACTGACCCAGGAGCATGAGGTCTATCAGTTTAGCTACTTGCAGGGCGCACTAGAAGCCAGAGACAAGGCGGGATTTGAACCGATTGTGTCATTTCCTCAGTTTGACCAAGGTTATCATTCCCGTGATCTGTTCCCGTTATTTGCCAACCGTCTACTCCGTTCCTCAAGGCCTGAATTCAAAGACTTTGTCCAGTGGCTGAACATTCCCGAGCAAGAAGACGACCCCATCGCTCTATTGGCTCGTAGCGGCGGCAAACGGAAAACTGACAACTTTGAGGTCTTTCCATGCCCTGAACGCGATGCTGATGGCAATTATCACATCCACTTCTTTACGCACGGGCTCCGACATTTTCCTTCAGAAGATCAACAGGTTGTTCAAGCCTTGCAGCCTGGTACTCCGCTCTTGCTAGTCCATGACATCCAGAACCCGGTTGACTCCCGCGCCCTCATCTTAAGAACGGAAGATCATCATCAAGCAGGCTACTGTCCCCGCTACTTGATCCAGGACTTCTTCGAGCTCGTGTGCAAATTCCCTGAGCGAGTCAAGGTCACCGTGGAACGAGTTAATCCTCCACCAACGCCACTACAGTTTCGTCTGCTCTGTAGCCTGACCACTACTTGGACAGACGACTTTGAGCCTTTCTCAAGCCCGATTTACCAAGAAATTGCTTCAGATTTCACCAAAGCCACCTTGCCTACAGCATGA
- a CDS encoding helicase — translation MKVIKLPSVLPGKLDIKVINQQLRDRTAQLDWSAVASLPESVLATLLNGLDISDDADVLGIDGTLADTLVDQLLAFSQHQSQQTAPAKKSKPTAKSIPQPEVWVPTTPEPASEDPINEVSSYDLTADETPQANAKPEKYQVFQKATPAEIRHQLEESIIKELHGPAHGEDEEVNEAHVTDRYLVGVLAPIKRNPNVETEAEPAIDDQPELQDSIALTDKDNAEEGNAETNVPTTDSMFPSSMGMTFCVSSQAQALEIQAEWGCYIRQASEISFTDKGNPKQIWKRYPLKGSIVLDLEANQEIDEFPVPNQAPSVCLRGQIRQLPDNDWIVSVFLVNGQHEPDQSKDTAWLFQPELSVRSTNPDAPDIFIRKPLEQHTAALDPVIHAENQAMAMLYRNQVEFAVGHGVGVHAELAPDTLTRAICLSTSVIPNYEVPATKPPTEEEIPALKGLVLDMKQLCEASDTELQAMLQPLTMAYQFWIEEQAAKIGAPNEGLAEYREVAEGAIANCRRVLARIEAGLATLKDNPQAAKAFRFMNQAMWQQRIHSVYSERRRRGETLTLETVDVPKGRSWYPFQLAFILLNLPSTTDLNHPDRSHPTDAIADLLWFPTGGGKTEAYLGLTAYTIGLRRLQGVVEGRDGMHGVAVLMRYTLRLLTLQQFQRATALICACETIRRTDEATWGSDPFRIGLWVGMRNTPNKTADSEEAIKQHRESRMRGSGTPHQLTNCPWCGSKIEPGRNIHVERYEKGRGRTFIKCGDMLGRCDFSKGEGLPVVVVDEEIYRRLPTLLIATVDKFAQMPWKGEVQMLFGQVNGYCERHGFRSPDLEDKDNHKKVGIHPAAKTLPHRKLRPPDLIIQDELHLISGPLGTLVGLYETAVDQLCTWEVKGQPVRPKVIASTATIRQAQTQVNSLFLRDLSIFPPQGLDIQDNFFSRQRDTTTTPGRRYLGVCAPGRRLKATMIRVYLAVLSSAQSLYALYGKDADPWMTLVGYFNSLRELGGTRRLVDDDIRTRLARMDERGLSKRYLRAIDELTSRKDSTEIPVILDRLETPFDPDIEAENQSKRKAGEKVDLPDPLDVILATNMISVGVDVRRLGVMVACGQPKNTAEYIQATSRVGRTFPGLVVTVYNWARPRDLSHYERFEHYHATFYKNVEALSVTPFAPGATYRGLFALLAALVRLKGEEFNANDKADKVERNHAFVREAIEAIVHRASLVSDAQTAHNIRSELEAKLDHWLAKAQTVGGAQLKYQVKSKDGTTVNLLVPAGRGPWDLSTCLNSLRNVEPTINLILTDHAPDDDFRSPQPYIENL, via the coding sequence ATGAAGGTTATTAAGCTCCCCTCTGTCCTTCCCGGCAAATTGGACATCAAAGTCATCAATCAACAGTTGCGCGATCGCACCGCCCAACTGGATTGGAGTGCCGTTGCCTCTTTGCCAGAATCGGTCTTAGCCACTCTGCTAAATGGCCTAGATATTTCTGACGATGCTGACGTGTTAGGAATCGATGGCACGCTTGCCGATACCCTAGTGGATCAACTTCTGGCCTTTTCCCAACATCAATCTCAGCAGACCGCTCCAGCTAAAAAATCGAAGCCTACCGCTAAGTCCATCCCGCAGCCAGAAGTCTGGGTGCCGACCACTCCAGAGCCCGCCTCAGAAGACCCCATCAATGAAGTTTCTAGCTACGACTTAACTGCTGACGAAACGCCTCAAGCCAATGCCAAGCCTGAAAAGTATCAAGTCTTCCAAAAAGCAACGCCTGCAGAAATCCGCCACCAACTCGAAGAATCCATTATCAAAGAGCTACATGGGCCTGCTCATGGTGAAGATGAGGAAGTTAACGAAGCCCACGTCACTGATCGCTACCTTGTCGGGGTACTCGCCCCGATTAAGCGCAATCCCAATGTTGAAACCGAAGCGGAACCGGCGATCGATGATCAACCCGAACTGCAAGACAGCATTGCCCTAACCGATAAAGACAACGCCGAAGAGGGAAACGCCGAAACGAATGTACCCACGACCGACAGCATGTTTCCCTCGTCTATGGGCATGACCTTCTGCGTTAGCTCCCAAGCCCAAGCGCTGGAAATTCAGGCTGAATGGGGCTGCTACATCCGCCAAGCTAGCGAGATTAGCTTCACCGACAAAGGGAATCCCAAACAAATTTGGAAACGGTATCCTCTCAAAGGCAGCATCGTCCTGGACTTGGAGGCAAACCAAGAAATTGATGAGTTCCCTGTGCCCAATCAGGCTCCCTCAGTCTGTCTGCGAGGTCAAATCCGACAGCTGCCTGACAACGATTGGATAGTCAGCGTCTTTCTGGTCAATGGCCAGCATGAGCCCGATCAAAGTAAAGACACTGCCTGGTTGTTTCAACCCGAACTATCGGTTCGCTCTACTAATCCCGATGCTCCTGACATCTTTATTCGCAAGCCTCTGGAGCAACATACGGCTGCCTTAGACCCGGTCATTCATGCTGAGAACCAGGCCATGGCGATGCTGTATCGCAACCAGGTTGAATTTGCAGTCGGTCATGGGGTCGGAGTTCATGCTGAACTCGCCCCCGACACACTCACTCGGGCTATTTGTCTGTCCACCAGCGTCATTCCCAACTACGAGGTTCCCGCCACCAAACCCCCTACAGAGGAGGAAATTCCTGCTCTCAAGGGATTAGTACTGGACATGAAACAGCTTTGCGAGGCTTCCGATACTGAGCTACAGGCCATGCTTCAGCCCTTAACCATGGCCTATCAGTTCTGGATTGAGGAGCAGGCAGCAAAGATTGGTGCTCCGAACGAGGGATTGGCTGAGTACCGAGAGGTGGCGGAAGGTGCGATTGCCAACTGCCGCCGCGTCTTAGCTCGCATTGAAGCGGGACTAGCCACTCTGAAAGATAATCCCCAAGCTGCTAAAGCCTTCCGGTTCATGAACCAGGCCATGTGGCAGCAACGGATTCACTCCGTCTATTCAGAACGACGACGGCGAGGGGAAACCCTCACTCTAGAGACAGTCGATGTCCCAAAGGGGCGGAGTTGGTACCCCTTCCAACTTGCCTTTATTCTGCTGAATCTGCCCAGCACTACTGACCTCAACCACCCGGATCGCTCCCATCCTACCGATGCGATCGCTGACCTGCTCTGGTTCCCTACGGGTGGGGGGAAGACCGAGGCTTACTTGGGCCTTACCGCTTACACTATCGGGTTGCGTCGCCTCCAAGGAGTTGTGGAAGGCCGCGATGGAATGCATGGCGTAGCCGTACTCATGCGCTATACCCTCAGACTGCTGACCCTGCAGCAATTCCAGCGAGCCACAGCTCTAATTTGTGCCTGTGAAACCATTCGCCGAACCGATGAAGCGACCTGGGGCAGCGATCCCTTCCGCATTGGGCTGTGGGTGGGGATGCGCAACACCCCTAATAAAACTGCAGATAGCGAAGAAGCCATCAAACAGCATCGAGAATCGAGAATGCGGGGCAGTGGCACCCCCCACCAACTCACCAACTGTCCCTGGTGCGGCTCCAAAATTGAACCTGGTCGTAACATCCATGTAGAGCGGTACGAGAAAGGACGGGGTCGGACTTTTATTAAGTGTGGTGATATGCTGGGCCGCTGCGATTTCTCCAAAGGAGAGGGACTGCCGGTAGTAGTAGTAGATGAAGAAATCTACCGACGTCTCCCCACGCTGTTAATTGCCACCGTGGATAAGTTCGCCCAAATGCCCTGGAAAGGGGAAGTCCAAATGCTGTTCGGGCAGGTGAATGGCTACTGCGAACGCCACGGATTCCGATCACCCGATCTGGAGGATAAAGATAATCACAAGAAGGTAGGCATCCATCCAGCGGCTAAAACCCTTCCCCACCGTAAACTCAGACCCCCCGACCTGATTATTCAGGACGAATTGCACCTGATTAGTGGCCCTTTAGGAACCCTGGTGGGGCTTTACGAAACGGCGGTAGATCAGCTCTGTACCTGGGAGGTAAAGGGCCAGCCCGTGCGCCCCAAGGTGATTGCCTCCACTGCCACGATTCGACAGGCTCAAACCCAGGTCAATAGCCTGTTCCTGCGTGACCTCAGTATCTTTCCACCCCAGGGGTTGGACATCCAAGATAATTTCTTCTCCCGCCAGCGCGATACAACGACTACCCCTGGGCGGCGTTATCTCGGCGTCTGTGCCCCTGGGCGGCGTCTGAAAGCCACGATGATTCGGGTCTATCTAGCCGTACTATCCTCAGCCCAGAGTCTTTATGCACTCTACGGCAAAGATGCCGATCCCTGGATGACCTTGGTCGGTTACTTCAACTCCCTTAGGGAATTAGGAGGCACCCGACGACTAGTAGATGATGATATCCGTACCCGACTGGCCCGAATGGATGAACGGGGCCTCTCAAAACGATATTTGAGAGCCATTGATGAGCTAACTTCCCGCAAAGACTCCACTGAAATTCCAGTTATTCTGGACCGACTGGAAACCCCCTTTGACCCAGACATTGAGGCTGAAAACCAATCCAAACGGAAGGCGGGAGAAAAAGTAGACCTTCCCGATCCCCTGGATGTCATTCTGGCCACCAATATGATTTCTGTCGGAGTTGATGTCCGACGGTTAGGGGTGATGGTAGCCTGTGGACAGCCCAAGAACACGGCTGAGTACATTCAGGCTACCTCTCGGGTAGGTCGAACATTTCCTGGTTTAGTGGTTACCGTCTACAATTGGGCGCGACCTCGGGATCTTTCCCACTACGAGCGCTTTGAGCATTACCACGCGACTTTCTACAAGAACGTGGAAGCGCTCTCCGTTACGCCCTTTGCTCCCGGTGCTACCTATCGCGGCTTATTTGCCCTCTTAGCGGCATTGGTACGCCTGAAAGGAGAAGAATTTAATGCTAACGATAAAGCTGACAAGGTAGAGCGAAACCACGCTTTTGTCCGCGAGGCGATCGAGGCGATCGTGCATCGAGCTAGTCTCGTCAGTGATGCTCAAACGGCTCATAATATTCGCAGTGAGCTAGAAGCCAAGCTGGATCACTGGCTCGCTAAAGCTCAAACCGTTGGGGGTGCCCAGCTTAAATATCAGGTTAAGTCCAAGGATGGCACGACAGTTAACCTGCTGGTTCCCGCTGGTCGAGGACCATGGGACCTTTCCACCTGCTTGAATTCCCTGCGGAATGTGGAACCTACCATCAACCTTATCTTGACTGACCATGCTCCTGATGACGATTTTCGTTCCCCCCAGCCCTATATTGAAAACCTATGA
- a CDS encoding HipA-like protein: MSNHFQIIEVPTDAAQAEEAMGSKFKFWYRHPELGDCLFKRARPNTGEDWSEKIAAELCQLLGLPYARYELATWNDQFGTISPNLLPKNTDLIHGNDILAGMVSSYPKYEGYNVSQHTLPLVLNALSQSGLQLPPNWDAPPGIDSPVATFIGYLLLDAWIGNGDRHHENWGFVVQLPGGIPRLAPTYDHAACLGRELQDPKRQQRLDQNTVSDYAARSRSAFYRQEGDRKPMLTFDVFAAVARDYSRSAALWLDQLAKISPEQLRALLSQIPPHRISPVAIEFAYQMLEFNQSRLLALREDLT, translated from the coding sequence ATGAGCAATCACTTCCAAATCATTGAAGTCCCCACCGATGCAGCCCAGGCCGAAGAAGCGATGGGCAGTAAATTTAAATTTTGGTACCGCCATCCAGAACTTGGTGACTGCCTCTTTAAACGTGCCCGTCCCAATACCGGCGAGGATTGGTCAGAGAAAATAGCGGCTGAGCTCTGCCAATTGCTCGGTTTACCCTACGCTCGCTATGAATTGGCGACCTGGAATGATCAATTTGGGACTATTTCTCCAAATCTACTACCCAAAAATACAGACCTCATTCACGGCAACGATATTCTGGCAGGTATGGTGTCCAGCTATCCCAAATATGAGGGCTACAACGTCTCGCAGCATACTTTGCCGTTAGTGCTGAATGCCCTGAGTCAGTCAGGTCTACAACTTCCGCCGAATTGGGATGCACCGCCTGGCATTGATAGCCCCGTTGCCACGTTTATCGGCTATTTGCTGCTTGATGCCTGGATTGGGAATGGCGATCGCCACCACGAGAACTGGGGCTTTGTGGTGCAACTCCCCGGCGGTATTCCCAGACTCGCCCCGACCTATGATCACGCTGCTTGCTTAGGACGAGAACTGCAAGATCCCAAACGACAGCAACGGCTCGACCAGAATACGGTTTCAGACTACGCAGCAAGATCGCGGTCAGCCTTTTATCGGCAGGAAGGCGATCGCAAGCCGATGTTAACGTTTGATGTGTTTGCGGCTGTAGCACGTGACTACTCGCGATCAGCAGCCCTATGGTTAGATCAGCTAGCCAAAATTTCTCCAGAACAATTGAGAGCCCTTTTAAGTCAGATTCCACCGCACCGAATCTCACCTGTTGCCATAGAATTTGCCTACCAAATGCTTGAATTTAATCAAAGCAGACTACTGGCCCTGAGAGAGGACTTGACTTGA